A region of Procambarus clarkii isolate CNS0578487 chromosome 48, FALCON_Pclarkii_2.0, whole genome shotgun sequence DNA encodes the following proteins:
- the LOC138351120 gene encoding microtubule-associated protein 1A-like, producing MSLKGTAFSLKDTAFSLKGIALSLKGAALSHKGTALSLKGTALSLKGTALSFKGTALSLKGTAFSLKGTAFSLKGTAFSLKGTALSHKGTALSHKGTALSLKALSLKDTALSLKDTALSLKDTALSLKDTALFLKGTVLSLKGTALSLKGTALSLKGTALFLKDTALFLKGTALSLKGTALSLKGTALSLKGTALSLKGTALSLKGTALSLKGTALSLKGTAFSLKGTTLSHKALSLKGTALSLKGTALSLKDTALSLKDTALSLKDTALSLKDTALFLKGTVLSLKGTALSLKGTALSLKGTALFLKDTALFLKGTALSLKGTALSLKGTALSLKGTALSLKGTALSLKGTALSLKGTALSLKGTAFSLKGTTLSHKGTALFP from the exons ATGTCTCTTAAGGGTACAGCATTCTCCCTTAAGGATACAGCATTCTCCCTTAAGGGTATAGCACTCTCCCTTAAGGGTGCAGCACTCTCCCATAAGGGTACAGCACTCTCCCTTAAGGGTACAGCACTCTCCCTTAAGGGTACAGCACTCTCCTTTAAGGGTACAGCACTCTCCCTTAAGGGTACAGCATTCTCCCTTAAGGGTACAGCATTCTCCCTTAAGGGTACAGCATTCTCCCTTAAGGGTACAGCACTCTCCCATAAGGGTACAGCACTCTCCCATAAGGGTACAGCACTCTCCCTTAAGG CACTCTCCCTTAAGGATACAGCACTCTCCCTTAAGGATACAGCACTCTCCCTTAAGGATACAGCACTCTCCCTTAAGGATACAGCACTCTTCCTTAAAGGTACAGTACTCTCCCTTAAGGGTACAGCACTCTCCCTTAAGGGTACAGCACTCTCCCTTAAGGGTACAGCACTCTTCCTTAAGGATACAGCACTCTTCCTTAAAGGTACAGCACTCTCCCTTAAGGGTACAGCACTCTCCCTTAAGGGTACAGCACTCTCCCTTAAGGGTACAGCACTCTCCCTTAAGGGTACAGCACTCTCCCTTAAGGGTACAGCACTCTCCCTTAAGGGTACAGCACTCTCCCTTAAGGGTACAGCATTCTCCCTTAAGGGTACAACACTCTCCCATAAGG CACTCTCCCTTAAGGGTACAGCACTCTCCCTTAAGGGTACAGCACTCTCCCTTAAGGATACAGCACTCTCCCTTAAGGATACAGCACTCTCCCTTAAGGATACAGCACTCTCCCTTAAGGATACAGCACTCTTCCTTAAAGGTACAGTACTCTCCCTTAAGGGTACAGCACTCTCCCTTAAGGGTACAGCACTCTCCCTTAAGGGTACAGCACTCTTCCTTAAGGATACAGCACTCTTCCTTAAAGGTACAGCACTCTCCCTTAAGGGTACAGCACTCTCCCTTAAGGGTACAGCACTCTCCCTTAAGGGTACAGCACTCTCCCTTAAGGGTACAGCACTCTCCCTTAAGGGTACAGCACTCTCCCTTAAGGGTACAGCACTCTCCCTTAAGGGTACAGCATTCTCCCTTAAGGGTACAACACTCTCCCATAAGGGTACAGCACTCTTCCCATAA